ggaaaacaaaaagaaaaaaggagatGAGAATAATTCAACCTGATCAGTTGTCACGATTTCATCGAGTGAGCTTTGTGAGATCTGAGAAAATAAGGCATGCTGAGATGAAATCCCCTGTGAGAATGATTGTTGTGATGGCTGTGATCTAAGCTGTGATGATTGAGGCACACTCGGTGGCAGGCTCGATCTCCTTTCAGATACATTAAACCAAACAAtgcaaatcaaattgaaaaattcaaCTCTTAGTTCTCAGATGATGCTAATCTTGAAATTATCTAAACATGATTTTCtttgcaaaataaattttccaCAAGTAATTCTTATTTTCCAAAAagaaagtttgaaaaatatgaaaccGGAGTCAAACGTGTCTTTGAAGTTTGAAGACTCGAAAGAGGATTGACCTCCTTCCAAAATCTAAGAAAATTAACAGAAATGAACAAGAGATTTATCACCTCTTCTCTTCCCTATAGTAAGAGAAAACCGTAAAAATGCTCGATTAAGCTAGATAATTATAATTTCCTAATAATATCAAACCTTCACGAAGTAAacagtttaattaatttatgtttgtatGCATCTTTTCGGGAAACAAAGAGAATCATAAAGGTGAGGAGAAACCTTGTATGAGGAGGAAAAACGGAGATGGAGCCGAGATCGCAAGCTTTGTTGATCTTCAACTTCATTTATaccataaaaaaaaacagtGAGATCGTTGGATTTCGAATTATCGATAAAAAGAGAAAGAGGAGCTAGTTACCAGTGAAAAGCATCCAAGGGATGAAACGATGTTGCTTAAATAGCTAGGAGCTGTGGACGATGGCGGGAAACTGAAAAGGGTGAAAAGTAACGGGACGGTATCTTGTTTGGTTGGGCCCGGATTCTGGAGCAATTTAACCCCAACCggatccaaaattttattcataaaccCAAATAGGCTTTTCTGCTCTTCCCTGATGCTGTTgatagtttttaataaaaaaaaaaatttcgtgcactagaattaagggtaaaagcATGGATggagtaatttttttttctattaaaaatttcattcagtTATATAGTTAAAAACTAGCGTGCTgacagaataattagatggtgATACATGGCAACGTGCATTTCATGTTGACATATAAttaccaatttttaatagtagaaatgaattaattttttaacagaatgagtaatttgctctttaatttaacgtacaaaaactaatttgtttatttttttagtagaggggataaaatgcaatttgattCTTAGTACATAGACCTTCATAGTACGTTTATTGAATTAGGGGTGAGATGGATTCAattttgtaacaacccgaaATAGCGGTGTCGAAAATTATAGTTTGAGGTCTTGTTTTAGTGAATTGAgtctataaataattaataaaaatatttacagagttaatttataaataaattgaattaaggataaataatttggttaatttaaatatttaatctagTCCAAAgacaaaatgataaaacaaatcgttatagattttaattagaaaatagttAAAGGGATTAAAATTGCTAATAGCCCAAAAACCTAAAATGGCAATAAAACATGTCGAAACGTGAGGGTGGGCTGTGATATAAATGAGTTAAGCAGAAGGAGAAGCCTTCCACgcgcaaaagaaagaaaataaatagagaagAAATTGGGTTTTAGGGCTTCAGACTTTGAGAACTAAATTGATTAGTATAATTAGgtctttttcttctaatttttatatttttgtggcCGTgggagcttaatttagctagcttgtgtttcaatttataaaactaataatgttttgaaaagttttcattaataaattctctaggtttttatgtttaattggtAGGTTTTGAGTGTAAACATGAAAAATGACTAGATTGTTAAGTTAGatgttagattttatatttgagaACTTAAATGGATAACAGGTAAAGCTGTTATGAGATTTTGTTAGAAACCGATAATAGAGGGTCTAAAATAGAAGGAAATGAAGTCGGATTATAAATCGGCGCTTAGAATTAAAAGTTATGCATGTTTCAgttgtaaggactaaattaaatgaaatttaaggtTTGTTTGAGATAACAATTGATTGTGAATTGGGTTGATTATTGATGGTGTTATGTATTTATGTTAATTCGTAGCTGCCGATGACCTGGATTCCTCAAGAGCAAAGGAAAAAGCTAAAGCCATTGATGAATAGCTCGAAATTTCCGATTTGTATTTCTTTAActcaacttattttttttttcctcatttATTTACACTATTAGGTATATTGGCATAACAAAGGAAGTTATGCATGAGTATTTGATTAGAAATACAATATTGAGATTAATTATTGTGACAAAAGGTTAATCTAAATGAAACTAgaaatagtataatttaatgAAACTGCGAAATTGGCTTGAACATGAGACGAATCATGTCATATTTTGTATGTAATGGTGTTTGATTGAAGAATTGATGCTGTTGAGATCAATAGAATGGATGTTGAATTTAGAACGAAATCAAATTACTGGTTGTCGTAGTAACTGTTGGGCAAAGTTGAGAATAAATGGCATGTTATAGAATCCAGTGAAAAGGAATTGCTTCAACTATAAGTTGATGAGCACTAGGCACACTTTTCTTCGAACATCCCGACTGTGGCCTTTCACAAGTATTACCCCGACTGAGCCATGAGCATTAGGTGCGAATTGCTTACGTCGAACGTCTCGATACGGATTACGTCAACTATAGGTTGATGAGCGTTGGACGCATTAACCATCGGACGTTCCAAAGAGTGCTAAGCATGATTATTGCTTCAGATGAACCGATGAGTGCTGAGCACAATTTGTTTAGTTTAGGACATACTAataaggcactgggtgccaaattaCTGTATTAGTGGGTTCCATGAATTAGTTCAGATTTGAGTTATGTATTAGCAAATATAAATGTTGAATAGAAAGAATGGTTTGATTCAAATTGGTAATGCAATGCGATATGACGAAATGAGACAAAATCGAATAAGATTATATACATCGTTAGCATAAAATGTTAATAAGTTCGTTAAAATAGATTGGTTAATTGAAATATCgcattttgtttatttgggATACATTTGTATATTAATGTATTGGATAAACTTTGATATACATACTTGAATCGGTCTAAGAAGGAAACAAATCAATTGAGTCCAATATCTAAATTTCATGATATATTGAGTGAGTTATTACAATACCATTGGAATTATTACTCAATGAATGATCTTGTTTTCATATGCAGGCTAGGTGTATTCTGAGATCTTGTACTCAGAGTCGTCAACATCCAACCAACAAATCCTAGACTCAACAAAGTTcgtatattttgttttgtttcaagttGACATGTACTTGGTTTTTAGTAAAGTTATTTGACTATAGTTATGTATGTGTgacataaaagatttaatttttttagtagcAATAATTACAATGTTATTAGTCAATTAAAAGGTTTTAGTGTGATGTGCTTAGTTTGTGGTATGTTTCGGAATATCGAAGTGCTGAGAATTGATTTGGGAGATGATTTGAATATAGATATATTGTGAAATCTAAATTTTGTAGGGGTTTTACGTAAAATAAGCAGCATtcgaaatttttaataaaataattttaccaccATGCTTCCATTTTGATAAAGTGAACCAGAAAAGTAGGTTGCTTCGGTAAgaaaatgtgacattttataTTTGGATCCTCTGGTCAAGTCGTATATAAGGTGTCACAAATTtgatagttttttatttttattttcaaattgtgCATCAAAATTTGGTATGATTATGGACTTTTGaacttatttttgacaaaattaactttattttatgaaatttggaTACTATTTAGAGTTTCAAAACtttttccataaatattttttaaaattatttttcaagtaagtaaaataattaatcttgtatttattttccaagtaaataaataattaatctttttgaaaaatagttttatatagacttttaggttattttattattttaaatataaaatattttcataccaaaaatataaaatatttattttacacaataaaaataaaaattaattataaattaaataaaaataaaatttagttcgGATAAcatcagttttttttaaaatttatgttacttcttaaattttcttgtttagtCCTAACTAGAatattgttatatattattattagttaattagacACTTCgtctaaataaaattaaataaattaaaaatcttttGTATTGTTTTAGTTCgatgtatcaaatattaatttttttttatgttgattgagtcttagttcgattggcATCAATACTGCtaccaatacaggaagacatgAATTTGAACGTACTTAAatgcatttattttcttttctaagtaCTAGAGTCgaactataaaaattttaagcattatatagaaatattaattttttatcatctcTTAATGGAACATTCttaattggaaattttgattttttttaacgaCTTCTTTTAGCCTGATCATGATAGAGATGTTTCAAAAGAgtttcaagaaaagaaaaaaaaagctacTGCAAGTGTCTCTGAATATGAAAGTCTCATAAAATATTGcaatttattgaattaggtataaaatggttaattgagttgttacaacaatttatttataaaattattagaatacaattaatattattataaggatatttttattatttcatatttttatatgatatttcaaataaaataactaaaagaatattatttaagacTTAAATATAATATCAACAAATTCTTCTAACAAATATCTCTTATTCACTCCACCTATAATCATTTATTGAAATacctttataaatatatatatatatatatatatatataatataaaatctaatattttcaaaaagttataaaataatatattaaaaattataaaataaagtatcaaagtttattaaaataagagTGATTTTGTTATGAGTCAATATACATTTTACAATCTATATTTAGGATTTGTGACTACTCCAAAATTCAAACTTCTGTCATCGTTGAAAGTACCAACTTTATTACTGCATCCAAcacttatttgtaaaatatttttttaataataatttagtcaaaattaaaacaaaaatccttaaaaatatCATGGCATTTCCAGTCCTTGCAACCCAGAGTCATCATGGCTAAACAGCCATCTGAAATTTACATTTTGTTCTGAAATCCCTCGCTATTCAAAAGTCACGTTAGACTGTAGCCAGATTGAGAATCAGAGGTAAGTTAAACCTTAAAATGAGAAGCAAAACTCTCCTAATATTATCTTCTGACCACTCAACCGAACAAGCATAGCTTTTGGTTTTAGGCTAATTTCAAACTCATTTGATCATAGATTTACAGAATCAATGGTAAAATCTCTTAGAGATTAGTTGAACTGGTTTAAAATTACTTAGGGTCAAGCTCTAAAGGTGTTGAAATAACTAGATAGCAAATATTACATGCTTCTTCTCTACAACCTAAAGGTTAAAAAGAGCATTTTTTTTCAACTGCTTCTCTGCTAGAAACTAAAATTGGCTGACATTTGAGATACTTGTTTCTCATGGTTTATTACCGTTAATCTTTTTGTTGTAACGGCTGAAGTTGCAAGTGGGGGCAAGGCCGTTCCGGTTCTCCTTGTGTCCACAGAGTTTTGAGATCACCTCTCTTTTTTCCCAATGTAATAAAGGTCCCTGCAATCCCAAACAAGTTATTCACGGTAAGAGAAATTAGGCGGAAGATAATATTTCATCTGGGGGTTTAAGAGCATGATGCGATGTACATTACATTGACTACGCTGTTTGTATCTCATTGCTACTTACCAAGTGTGAAAGGAACGATGTAAAGCAAAGCTGGTTGGCCATGCCCGTCCATCAGGTTCAAGGCCACATAAGTGACCAAAAGACCTGCGgaatgaaatttaaagaattaacaAGCTGATACGCAAGATGGTAGGAAAACAAAATAGCTGGCAAACTTATAGATGGAAGCTTTTAAGGTTAGTTACTATTTCTTTGTACCTAAACCATAGGCAGTCATTGCCCATACGAAGTAGCCTGCTCGAAGATTCATATTTGCGAGCCAATCATATCTGCAAAAGTCATCAGCACCAGCAGTCAATGAACAGACAAAAGGTCGGGAATCAAATTCTTCATTTGGAACAAATCTAATTACTATAACATTTGAATGAAGAGATTGGATACtgtaaaaacaaacaaaagcaaattttttcgtatttaaactttaaaccatGCTGCACATTGAATTCAAACAATGGCACATTCGTAAGCCTTACGAATCTTGGcccattaaaaataataggaTCAGCATGTTTCAGTCTTATAGTTAATAAGGTCTTAAACCATACAAAAGCGTGAAAATCAACAAAAGATCGAAATTTAATTCCTAGATGGTAGCCATGAGAGAGTTACATATGGCTcaaaatgtttcaaatgttcaaACCTTAGTGAAAAGGCCACAAGCAGTCCGGGTAAGATTATGTCTCCAAATCCAATAACACTGTAACCACCCCAAGGATCAAACATCCGCGGAATTTTTAGTAGCATTGGTATGCCATCCTCTCCACTCCGATCACCACGAGCTAcctaatatagaaaataataataaaatatggtCATTCCCTAAATAGTCCAGCAGATCCACAGAAAGAACATCAACCACCATCAGAATTCGATGCTGAAGAGATAATGTTTATAACTACTTACCACTATCATCACACTCTCATGAAACAACCATTTGGAAGCAAAGACCCAGAAGATATCATACAAGAAAGCACAACCCAAAAGAACCGTTCCAACCtgattcaataaaaattcaacactaaaaagcataaaaaatttaagccaTCTTCAATTATTCTCATATGTATACACTATACAACTAGATACGTGCATATTTTATCCTGTGAGTGAAAAGTACATGGAGAGGATACAACCCACATAACAGCAAAACATGCAAGAACCCTGAGTAACAAGTagaaaaagcaaaacaaatcAAGGTACTCACCTTGAGATTTGGTACACGAACAATCTGAAGGACCGTGATTATAAGCGCAATACCCTGATTGAGAGAATAAGAGGGAAGGTTTAAATATCAGCACTTCACCATGATAAAGAGTGCAAATCAAACTAAGTTTCCAAACATATTGATTCTCAATGAGAAGGAATGCACCAGAAGTGAATGCAATGCGGAAGGAATTATACATGTGAAGATAAGATGCTAGACATGTTGTCTTACAAGAATATCTTGACCTATCCAGGCAAAGGAGATACGTCGATACACTGCCCAAACAACAGCGAATGCAATGCAGAAGGGACAAACAGCCAGTGTAAGATGGGAAACAGCTCCAAAGAAGGGCACTTTAATAAAAGATTCTGCAAAGCGTTGAAACCACCTGAAACTATATAAAACTTTAGTGTCAGTATCATATGAATTGTAAGTTGTTATtaaaacttgaaagaaaatacgCATATTCTAGGAATAGAGTTGCTTTTAAAACATTGAATAGAGATTTAGTTGCTGGCTTCCCTTTTCCACATATTTCTGAGAGAGACTTTGGTCTTAATGATGTTCAATTACAGTAAAGAAGAATAATTAAGAAGATGGACATGTAAACACAGAAAAAGCAATCAAGAGGGAATATGCATACCTTGATAACAAAGCCACCAAGCACATTTGCAGACCCTGCAAGCACAAAGGGATGCCATGGATCAACATTCATCTCAAAAGAGTTTTCCCCTACCCCTAACCCCAACCCTCAACCCTTTCTATCAGGCCTTAGCACAAGAGAAGGTAACAGTAATGCAACTTGGAATTCAGATGTGGCTTctgattaagtaaattttacATCCAGGCATATTTATTGAGCAAATCTTTTCAATTGAGGTTCAAAGAGAATTGCAGATAGTCATGGTTCGCACGCTAAGTTATAGATGAACGACTACCatctttaaaaagttacatTGACCAAGATGAAACTTTTCTTGTTGGTAACATATCTTTTGGATTAGTTATTGAAAAGATTTTGGTAACTTCGTAGCAGCTAGCATAGATTGACCGACGTGACTTTTCAGTGCAATACAACTTTTGGTAAGATTTTCCAAAGCAGCACAGGTCTCACAGGAATAAGAGAATTatatagaaaaggaaaaaggactaGCATTgttaataaaatcttaaaactgACCGTAAAAGATATTGGGAACCATAGGATATCATATGAAGTAGCTCAGTGAAAACTTGTAAACTACCAGTAAAAAGATGGAGGAAATAAGCCACACTGCACTAAGCATACAAATATATGGGGAAAGGCACACACCTCTACTCCACCAATGCAAAAGAGAACCACCAGGACCTCAACAAACCAGAATGACATAAGCTTGTAAAGCATGACCAAGAAACATGAAGCAAACACAACAAAGAGAACTGCTGACATTGTATTTATGTCAACAAAACCACTTGAACCTGCACTTCCCACTTGTAGAAATTCTTCTGATGCATCCTGCTCATACAACATCAATCAGCACATTATTGGGGTGAATGATTGAATAATATTGAATATAGCAAAAAGTGCATAAAAGATTTGCTTCTAAAAGGGTATAAAGAAACCTTTAGTAGCTTGTCTTGCTCAATAGCAACTTCTTTAGCAGTCCACGCAGACCAATAAGAAGCAAGCAAAATGGTACCAACAGCCATTAGCCACAGAAAAACTTCAGCAATATCAACCGCCGGACGCTTTGGGGAGTAAAACGCAACAGAAACTACATAAAGATGAAAACTGCAAACAATTTAAATCCTAGTATATCACCAAGCAAGGAAAAGGAGCTGAAGAGAGTATTGCTCCAGAACAACAGAAAGGAAATTAATGCAGCAAAAAAGAAAGGCATACCCCTGgtgttattatttatataattttccaaattggAACCAGCGTCCTGAGGAAGCATGACAGCaggtatttttatatttacatcaGCATCTGATTCACAAACCATCTTGAAGAGTTCTGTAGAAAAAGATTAACTAGTTCAGTATTCAGAAAGCAAAAATAACTTTTGGACTGTTCATAAtgattgtaaatttgtaatcaGCGATTAtaataaattctatattttcaatgTAACATTTTCTATCCCTTTACGGCTCAATTATTGAAAAGGGTGCTATCAAAACAGCTACATAGAGTATTTGGACAGAAAATGAATGATATCTACAAACATATCACCCCCAAAAAAGATCTTATGAGTAATTTTCCGATCACAGTTGCAGTAGAGTTAACATTTTTCACATGTCAAGATAtcataaaccaaaatatatgcCCACAAAATTTCTCCAAATTTCCAACTTGAAGCAATAGTTTTATCATGTGTTCTGCACAGAAgctcttatttttctttggaTAACAAACAAAAACTTACTATAAAATGAAGATCTATCCATCAAGGCGATGCCTCTACAACAGGCAGATACCACATGAATATGGATTGGGTAAGGAGCTA
The Gossypium raimondii isolate GPD5lz chromosome 8, ASM2569854v1, whole genome shotgun sequence DNA segment above includes these coding regions:
- the LOC105791609 gene encoding signal peptide peptidase-like 4 isoform X1, which encodes MEINIVFIVILIVILSAGFVSAGDIVHQDNVAPKRPGCANNFVLVKVPIWIDGLENTEYVGVGARFGPTMESKEKHANHTRLALADPPDCCSKPRNQLTGEVILVHRGNCSFTVKANVAEEAGASAILIINNQTELFKMVCESDADVNIKIPAVMLPQDAGSNLENYINNNTRVSVAFYSPKRPAVDIAEVFLWLMAVGTILLASYWSAWTAKEVAIEQDKLLKDASEEFLQVGSAGSSGFVDINTMSAVLFVVFASCFLVMLYKLMSFWFVEVLVVLFCIGGVEGLQMCLVALLSSFRWFQRFAESFIKVPFFGAVSHLTLAVCPFCIAFAVVWAVYRRISFAWIGQDILGIALIITVLQIVRVPNLKVGTVLLGCAFLYDIFWVFASKWLFHESVMIVVARGDRSGEDGIPMLLKIPRMFDPWGGYSVIGFGDIILPGLLVAFSLRYDWLANMNLRAGYFVWAMTAYGLGLLVTYVALNLMDGHGQPALLYIVPFTLGTFITLGKKRGDLKTLWTQGEPERPCPHLQLQPLQQKD
- the LOC105791609 gene encoding signal peptide peptidase-like 4 isoform X2; this encodes MESKEKHANHTRLALADPPDCCSKPRNQLTGEVILVHRGNCSFTVKANVAEEAGASAILIINNQTELFKMVCESDADVNIKIPAVMLPQDAGSNLENYINNNTRVSVAFYSPKRPAVDIAEVFLWLMAVGTILLASYWSAWTAKEVAIEQDKLLKDASEEFLQVGSAGSSGFVDINTMSAVLFVVFASCFLVMLYKLMSFWFVEVLVVLFCIGGVEGLQMCLVALLSSFRWFQRFAESFIKVPFFGAVSHLTLAVCPFCIAFAVVWAVYRRISFAWIGQDILGIALIITVLQIVRVPNLKVGTVLLGCAFLYDIFWVFASKWLFHESVMIVVARGDRSGEDGIPMLLKIPRMFDPWGGYSVIGFGDIILPGLLVAFSLRYDWLANMNLRAGYFVWAMTAYGLGLLVTYVALNLMDGHGQPALLYIVPFTLGTFITLGKKRGDLKTLWTQGEPERPCPHLQLQPLQQKD
- the LOC105791609 gene encoding signal peptide peptidase-like 4 isoform X3, encoding MDRSSFYKLFKMVCESDADVNIKIPAVMLPQDAGSNLENYINNNTRVSVAFYSPKRPAVDIAEVFLWLMAVGTILLASYWSAWTAKEVAIEQDKLLKDASEEFLQVGSAGSSGFVDINTMSAVLFVVFASCFLVMLYKLMSFWFVEVLVVLFCIGGVEGLQMCLVALLSSFRWFQRFAESFIKVPFFGAVSHLTLAVCPFCIAFAVVWAVYRRISFAWIGQDILGIALIITVLQIVRVPNLKVGTVLLGCAFLYDIFWVFASKWLFHESVMIVVARGDRSGEDGIPMLLKIPRMFDPWGGYSVIGFGDIILPGLLVAFSLRYDWLANMNLRAGYFVWAMTAYGLGLLVTYVALNLMDGHGQPALLYIVPFTLGTFITLGKKRGDLKTLWTQGEPERPCPHLQLQPLQQKD